A single window of Vanessa atalanta chromosome 27, ilVanAtal1.2, whole genome shotgun sequence DNA harbors:
- the LOC125074343 gene encoding uncharacterized protein LOC125074343, with amino-acid sequence MAARLLLLLGISSIVMQIALSQCVNRVGCGQTVVEGLLPNQLLLREQGLPLLPTVPGPLYPGPLMPGPIIQEGFGYAPTVIQDSSVANSLANALQLLVVSNLLSSTLPGPCDNYPLDFVGLPTYNYIY; translated from the exons ATGGCCGCTCGTCTCCTTTTACTGCTCGGCATCTCGTCGATTGTGATGCAG attgCTTTAAGTCAATGCGTGAATCGAGTCGGTTGTGGACAAACTGTAGTCGAAGGTCTCCTCCCGAACCAGCTATTACTGCGTGAGCAAGGGTTACCCCTCCTACCGACTGTGCCCGGTCCCCTCTATCCTGGGCCTCTTATGCCAGGACCTATTATACAGGAGGGCTTTGGATACGCCCCCACTGTGATCCAAGACAGCAGTGTAGCCAACAGCTTAGCTAATGCCTTGCAGCTTTTGGTAGTAAGTAATCTCCTGAGCAGCACGCTGCCGGGCCCCTGCGACAACTACCCCTTAGATTTCGTGGGGCTGCCcacttataattacatttattga
- the LOC125074345 gene encoding uncharacterized protein LOC125074345, giving the protein MTTQLFQVVLTQFLIIKVMASYGLPYSLSPYITRESPQISQKPYVTERAYHQNYPPNYAHPVYKKSEPVLLQVVNAPRTPDVTSIKTIPAPNNLELPNKCSGNLDSHVLNNLAIALQLLIVNNIINNPPPEPNHLAIPLAETMLEMALPLNKLNVQDHEVPFQMPNSKFLGSSNFGNDVMSKGIIGIGSLGSHSASPFSRSGINLMSPYDAIANSVPLSDAITSSYLSKKDFQSPYAAILAADLNRDLFSMDFF; this is encoded by the exons ATGACTACACAACTATTTCAAGTTGTTCTAACGCAATTCCTAATTATTAAG GTTATGGCGTCATATGGTTTGCCATATTCTCTGAGTCCTTACATCACAAGAGAATCACCGCAAATATCGCAAAAGCCTTACGTAACAGAACGTGCGTACCACCAAAACTATCCACCAAACTACGCTCATCCTGTGTACAAGAAATCTGAACCAGTTTTACTGCAAGTCGTCAATGCACCGAGAACACCAGACGTGACAAGTATCAAGACTATTCCAGCAccaaataatttagaattaccAAACAAATGTTCGGGAAACTTGGACTCTCACGTGCTTAATAATTTAGCTATCGCTTTGCAGCTTTTAattgttaacaatattataaacaaccCGCCCCCTGAACCGAATCACCTGGCTATACCTTTAGCGGAAACGATGCTGGAAATGGCACTacctttaaataaactaaacgtCCAAGATCATGAAGTACCATTTCAAATGCCGAACTCCAAGTTTTTAGGTTCTTCAAATTTTGGCAACGATGTGATGTCTAAGGGAATAATAGGAATAGGTTCGTTAGGATCGCACTCAGCTTCACCGTTTTCTAGATCCGGTATCAACCTGATGTCACCTTACGATGCCATCGCAAACAGCGTTCCGCTGTCGGACGCCATCACCTCATCCTATTTGTCTAAAAAAGATTTCCAAAGTCCGTACGCCGCAATATTGGCGGCAGATTTGAATAGAGACTTATTCTCCATGGATTTCTTTTGA
- the LOC125074408 gene encoding uncharacterized protein LOC125074408, producing MEYIILVFTCLVTFCQVNSQYCGGCGPTTVVTSPQLLTNGPYLTAPQVITSPVVATTVVDNSVSNALANALQLLIVSDLIESRLSKIAPNALLSTFAPILERFGPLCSPVVDVVAPCPTPIEVIPPCVPLIETITPTCYGGITETITPNLFCGFPETFCSNTYGVTETFIPNCYNGYTETIATTPCGVTEIITPNIGFNNIATLNPNIYGGVPEVISTTPCVQQFPLNNVFGGFTEVVTPTCGSNFYSGVAEVFTQNPFTNNYCDRFTEVITPVSSFNPGCIGGVTEIINSNPCTPNFYGGLTEIVSPFTPGCFSGVTEVLTPTSYIPNYYGGVTEVISPFNSFNPGCFGGVTEVVTPSQFSPFFGGISEFISSVGPFNSGYIPEVITANPYCPNYFGNVKEIIAPTGPYAPVAAEVLIPPAIPAQLTCNFGYMPTTVPCVSFNVEALPFEPCGCGCNGFPKSFYY from the exons ATGGAATACATAATCTTAGTTTTCACCTGCCTCGTGACATTTTGTCAG gTTAATTCACAATACTGTGGGGGCTGTGGACCAACAACCGTCGTGACAAGTCCACAGCTACTTACCAATGGACCTTATTTAACTGCACCGCAAGTCATTACGTCACCAGTGGTCGCTACGACTGTAGTCGATAACTCCGTGTCAAACGCTTTAGCGAATGCGTTACAGCTATTGATAGTGAGCGACCTCATCGAGTCTAGACTATCGAAGATTGCTCCGAATGCATTACTGAGCACATTCGCACCGATTCTTGAAAGATTTGGCCCATTATGTTCTCCCGTAGTTGATGTCGTTGCGCCCTGCCCTACACCTATCGAAGTTATACCTCCTTGCGTTCCTTTAATCGAAACCATAACGCCCACCTGCTATGGAGGTATtacagaaactataacacctaatCTGTTCTGTGGCTTCCCTGAAACTTTCTGCTCGAATACTTACGGCGTCACTGAAACTTTCATTCCAAATTGCTATAACGGATACACTGAGACAATCGCAACAACGCCCTGTGGGGTCACAGAAATTATTACTCCTAATATAGGCTTCAATAATATAGCAACACTGAATCCTAATATATACGGGGGAGTACCTGAAGTCATTTCAACAACACCGTGTGTACAACAATTCCCGTTAAATAATGTGTTTGGTGGTTTTACAGAAGTCGTTACACCGACATGTGGCTCTAACTTTTATAGTGGCGTTGCTGAAGTTTTTACACAAAATCCGTTCACGAATAATTATTGTGATCGTTTCACTGAAGTCATCACACCAGTGTCCTCCTTTAATCCTGGATGTATTGGAGGTGTgactgaaataataaattcaaatccatGCACACCGAACTTCTATGGAGGTCTGACGGAGATAGTCTCGCCCTTCACACCAGGCTGTTTTAGTGGAGTAACTGAAGTACTCACTCCCACGTCATACATACCTAATTATTATGGAGGTGTTACAGAAGTAATTTCGCCGTTCAATTCATTCAACCCCGGCTGCTTCGGTGGAGTAACCGAAGTAGTTACTCCATCTCAATTTTCACCGTTCTTTGGTGGTATCTCAGAATTTATTTCTTCTGTTGGTCCTTTCAATTCGGGTTATATACCAGAGGTTATCACGGCTAATCCCTATTGTCCCAATTACTTTGGTAACGTAAAGGAAATTATTGCCCCAACTGGGCCATATGCGCCTGTAGCTGCTGAGGTACTAATCCCCCCCGCTATTCCAGCTCAATTGACATGTAATTTCGGTTACATGCCGACAACTGTGCCATGTGTCAGTTTCAACGTGGAAGCGTTACCGTTCGAGCCTTGTGGTTGTGGGTGCAACGGCTTCCCAAAAAGTTTctattattaa
- the LOC125074409 gene encoding uncharacterized protein LOC125074409 — protein sequence MISIKPSSSSAFTSITTEMEKLFIFFCFATFQIPDVISQCLNRQPQNIVFNRQMPETIIEAPLNNPLSYQQTLIENPNMPILPQLVSPAPTTIITDCTPSVCQNLVNTLQLMIVSNLLKNTKGGSELAAQLASPIIGEALSSPAFSCGCPERYFPNTVPNIISPGINFPNLYPGLINSNLIPGTSVLSGPGVANVNNNALIGNILGMLGN from the exons atgatttcaataaaaCCTTCTTCGTCGAGTGCATTCACATCTATAACGACCGAAATGgagaaattgtttatatttttctgttttgcaACATTTCAAATTCCA gatGTCATTTCGCAATGTCTGAACCGCCAACCCCAAAACATCGTATTCAACAGGCAAATGCCAGAAACAATAATCGAAGCACCGCTCAATAACCCTTTATCGTATCAACAAACTCTGATAGAAAATCCTAATATGCCAATATTACCCCAACTCGTATCACCAGCTCCCACCACAATAATTACAGATTGTACGCCATCCGTGTGCCAGAACTTGGTAAATACGCTGCAACTGATGATAGTGAGTAATTTGCTCAAAAATACGAAAGGTGGTTCAGAATTAGCGGCTCAACTGGCATCACCGATTATTGGAGAAGCGCTTTCATCGCCGGCGTTTTCGTGCGGTTGCCCTGAAAGATATTTTCCCAATACTGTTCCTAATATCATTTCGCCTGGTATAAATTTTCCTAATTTATATCCAGGTCTCATAAATTCTAACCTAATACCTGGAACTTCTGTACTTTCAGGCCCAGGTGTTGCTAATGTCAACAATAACGCTTTAATTGGAAATATTCTCGGTATGTTAGGTAATTga